In the genome of Pseudomonas sp. P5_109, one region contains:
- a CDS encoding class I SAM-dependent methyltransferase — MKSSSTHTAEKFDTSRANEYAKQSRIALAGYDACHDLAACMLAASLGNRPSANVLAVGAGGTAREIIAMASLEPNWRFMAVDPSGPMLEAATQQLQANDLLERTDVHHGPVEDLPAGESFDAATLIGVLHHLPGDDAKRELLRSVRARLKPGAPLIVAGNHYAYASQPLLLAAWGQRWRQHGASPDEVKIKLGKILQGADPPHSEAAVQKLLHDCGFTDATRFFSSLFWGAWLTCKTG, encoded by the coding sequence GTGAAATCATCCTCTACGCACACAGCTGAAAAATTTGATACCTCCCGGGCCAACGAGTACGCAAAGCAGAGCCGTATTGCGTTGGCAGGGTATGACGCCTGCCACGACCTTGCCGCGTGCATGCTGGCGGCAAGCCTGGGCAACAGGCCTTCGGCCAACGTACTGGCCGTTGGCGCGGGCGGCACGGCCCGGGAAATCATTGCGATGGCCTCGCTGGAGCCCAATTGGCGCTTCATGGCCGTCGATCCTTCCGGACCGATGCTGGAAGCCGCGACACAGCAGTTACAGGCAAACGACTTGCTGGAAAGAACGGACGTGCACCATGGGCCTGTTGAAGACCTGCCGGCCGGCGAGTCGTTCGACGCGGCGACCTTGATCGGTGTGCTCCATCATCTGCCGGGCGATGACGCCAAGCGCGAACTACTACGCTCGGTTCGTGCCCGCCTGAAACCCGGTGCCCCGTTGATTGTGGCGGGAAATCACTATGCCTATGCCAGCCAACCGCTGTTGCTTGCGGCCTGGGGGCAACGGTGGCGCCAGCATGGAGCCAGCCCGGACGAGGTGAAGATCAAGCTTGGGAAAATTCTTCAAGGCGCCGATCCCCCGCATTCCGAGGCGGCGGTGCAAAAGCTGTTGCACGACTGCGGATTCACAGACGCCACGCGTTTCTTCAGCAGCCTGTTCTGGGGTGCCTGGCTGACGTGCAAGACTGGCTGA